Proteins encoded within one genomic window of Variovorax sp. OAS795:
- a CDS encoding DctP family TRAP transporter solute-binding subunit, whose amino-acid sequence MKFRRTLLGLAAVATALGMFSTGAMAQAAYKPEYKMSLVLGPPTPWGQAGKIWADLVKERTQGRINIKLYPGVSLIQGDQTREFSALRQGVIDMAVGSTINWSPQVKQLNLFSMPFLMPDYAAIDALTQGDVGKEMFKTLDKAGVVPLAWGENGFREITNSKKPIKSPDDLKGMKIRVVGSPIYSDMLTALGANPTQMSWADAQPALASGAVDGQENPLFLFTVLKMHTVGQKFVTTWGYVADPLVFVVNKEIWASWTPADQAIVRQAAVDAGKQEIELARKGLVEADKPVLKDIAGMGVTVTQLTPAEREAFVKATRPVYDKWKTTVGTDLVAAAEKAIAARKK is encoded by the coding sequence ATGAAATTCCGCCGCACCCTGCTCGGCCTTGCCGCCGTAGCCACCGCCCTGGGCATGTTCTCGACCGGCGCCATGGCGCAGGCCGCCTACAAGCCCGAATACAAGATGTCTCTCGTGCTCGGCCCGCCGACCCCCTGGGGCCAGGCCGGGAAGATCTGGGCCGACCTCGTGAAGGAGCGTACCCAGGGCCGCATCAACATCAAGCTCTACCCCGGCGTGTCGCTCATCCAGGGCGACCAGACCCGCGAGTTCAGCGCACTGCGCCAGGGCGTGATCGACATGGCCGTCGGCTCCACCATCAACTGGTCACCGCAGGTCAAGCAGCTCAATCTCTTCTCCATGCCCTTCCTGATGCCCGACTATGCGGCCATCGACGCGCTCACCCAGGGCGACGTCGGCAAGGAAATGTTCAAGACCCTCGACAAGGCCGGCGTGGTGCCGCTCGCCTGGGGCGAGAACGGCTTCCGCGAGATCACCAACTCCAAGAAGCCGATCAAGTCGCCCGACGACCTGAAGGGCATGAAGATCCGCGTCGTCGGCTCGCCGATCTATTCCGACATGCTCACCGCCCTGGGCGCCAACCCCACCCAGATGAGCTGGGCCGACGCACAGCCCGCGCTCGCCAGCGGCGCCGTCGATGGCCAGGAGAACCCCCTCTTCCTGTTCACCGTGCTCAAGATGCACACCGTGGGCCAGAAGTTCGTCACCACCTGGGGCTACGTGGCCGACCCGCTGGTGTTCGTGGTCAACAAGGAAATCTGGGCCTCGTGGACGCCGGCCGACCAGGCCATCGTGCGCCAGGCCGCGGTCGACGCCGGCAAGCAGGAGATCGAACTCGCGCGCAAGGGCCTCGTCGAAGCCGACAAGCCGGTGCTGAAGGACATCGCCGGCATGGGCGTGACCGTGACCCAGCTCACGCCCGCCGAGCGCGAAGCCTTCGTGAAGGCCACGCGCCCGGTGTACGACAAGTGGAAGACCACCGTGGGCACGGACCTCGTGGCCGCGGCT
- a CDS encoding TRAP transporter large permease, which translates to MIATLLFVAFVVMMLVGVPIGAALGLAGAACIALANSDAQWFGLLAVPQNFYAGLGKYPLLAIPMFVLVGSIFDRSGVALRLVNFAVAIVGRGPGMLPLVAIAVAMFLGGISGSGPANAAAVGAVMIAAMSRAGYPAAFSASVVGAAAATDILIPPSVAFIVYSVLVPGASVPALFAAGMIPGVMAGLALMIPAVLLARKHKMGALESTLPRPPFWKSFREAIWGLAAPVLILGGMRAGWFTPTEAAVVAVFYGLFVGMCIHRTIKVRDLFVILRESGELSAVILLVVSLAGIFAYSLSTLGIIDPVTRAIVNSGLGEYGILALLILLLITVGMFLDGVSIFLIFVPLLLPIVQYYKWDPVWFGVILTLKVALGQFTPPLAVNLMVSCRIAKVRMEETVRWVGWMLFSMFVVMVLVIAFPELALWLPRKLGY; encoded by the coding sequence GTGATCGCCACCCTTCTTTTCGTCGCGTTCGTGGTGATGATGCTGGTGGGCGTGCCGATCGGCGCTGCGCTGGGCCTGGCCGGCGCCGCCTGCATCGCGCTCGCCAACAGCGATGCGCAGTGGTTCGGCCTCCTGGCCGTGCCGCAGAACTTCTATGCGGGGCTCGGCAAATATCCGCTGCTCGCCATTCCGATGTTCGTGCTGGTCGGTTCCATCTTCGACCGCTCGGGCGTGGCACTGCGGCTGGTCAATTTTGCAGTGGCCATTGTCGGGCGCGGACCCGGCATGCTGCCGCTGGTGGCCATTGCCGTGGCGATGTTCCTCGGCGGCATCTCGGGCTCGGGCCCGGCCAATGCCGCGGCGGTGGGCGCGGTGATGATCGCGGCCATGTCGCGCGCGGGCTACCCGGCGGCCTTCTCGGCCAGTGTGGTGGGCGCCGCGGCGGCCACCGACATCCTGATTCCGCCGTCGGTGGCGTTCATCGTGTATTCGGTGCTGGTGCCCGGCGCATCGGTGCCGGCGCTGTTCGCGGCCGGCATGATCCCGGGCGTGATGGCCGGCCTGGCGCTGATGATTCCGGCCGTGCTGCTGGCGCGCAAGCACAAGATGGGCGCGCTCGAATCGACGCTGCCGCGCCCGCCGTTCTGGAAGAGTTTCCGCGAAGCGATCTGGGGCCTGGCGGCACCGGTGCTCATTTTGGGCGGCATGCGCGCGGGCTGGTTCACGCCGACCGAAGCCGCGGTGGTGGCGGTGTTCTACGGCCTGTTCGTGGGCATGTGCATCCACCGGACGATCAAGGTGCGCGACCTGTTCGTCATCTTGCGCGAGTCGGGCGAGCTGTCGGCGGTGATCCTGCTGGTGGTGTCGCTGGCGGGCATCTTCGCGTACTCGCTTTCGACGCTGGGCATCATCGATCCGGTGACGCGCGCGATCGTGAATTCGGGCCTGGGCGAATACGGCATCCTGGCGCTCCTGATCTTGCTGCTGATCACGGTGGGCATGTTCCTGGACGGCGTGTCGATCTTCCTGATCTTCGTGCCGCTCTTGCTGCCGATCGTGCAGTACTACAAGTGGGACCCGGTGTGGTTCGGCGTGATCCTCACGCTGAAGGTGGCGCTCGGCCAGTTCACGCCGCCGCTCGCGGTCAACCTCATGGTGTCGTGCCGCATTGCCAAGGTGCGCATGGAAGAAACCGTGCGGTGGGTGGGATGGATGCTGTTCTCGATGTTCGTCGTGATGGTGCTGGTGATCGCGTTCCCTGAGCTCGCGTTGTGGCTTCCGCGCAAGCTGGGGTACTGA
- a CDS encoding TRAP transporter small permease, giving the protein MTTPNESGPLLDAASPLPPDIEAADEPTRVPLAIEDWLTVIIMGALALITFANVLVRYFTDSSFAWTEEFSVFLMIMLALVAGSAAVARDRHIRIEYFSENGSMARRKRLAQFGALMIAILFGLIGALSIRMVWDDYRFDETTPGIGLPAWWYSMWLPIVSFAIALRAVGLMVRRGRKEYRSQAHRPGKGDAP; this is encoded by the coding sequence ATGACCACTCCCAACGAGTCCGGCCCGCTGCTGGACGCCGCCAGCCCACTCCCCCCAGACATCGAAGCCGCCGACGAGCCCACCAGGGTGCCGCTTGCCATCGAGGACTGGCTCACCGTCATCATCATGGGCGCGCTGGCGCTCATCACCTTTGCCAACGTGCTGGTGCGCTACTTCACCGACTCTTCGTTCGCGTGGACGGAGGAGTTCTCGGTCTTCCTCATGATCATGCTGGCGCTGGTGGCCGGCTCGGCCGCTGTGGCGCGCGACCGCCACATCCGCATCGAATACTTCTCCGAGAACGGCTCGATGGCGCGCCGCAAGCGGCTGGCGCAGTTCGGCGCGCTGATGATCGCCATCCTTTTCGGCCTGATCGGCGCGCTCAGCATCCGCATGGTGTGGGACGACTATCGCTTCGACGAGACCACGCCGGGCATCGGACTGCCGGCCTGGTGGTATTCGATGTGGCTGCCGATCGTGTCCTTTGCCATCGCGCTGCGCGCGGTGGGCCTCATGGTCCGGCGTGGCCGCAAGGAATACCGCAGCCAGGCGCACCGTCCCGGCAAGGGCGACGCACCGTGA